Within Bdellovibrio bacteriovorus HD100, the genomic segment TAAGTCAAAGCATCCAGAATGACAAAGTCATACTGAGCCTTGATGCTGTCGCGGCAGGTGATGGTCTTGATAAAGTTGGATCCGATAAAGCCGGCACAACCGGTCAGCAGAACAGTCTGTTTCATGAACTAGATTTCCTCAGTGATGATTTTTTCAAGGTAACTGCGGTAAGAGCATTTCGGCAGATCAGCCGTGATCTTTTGCAGTTGGTCCAGAGTGATGAATTTCATGCGGTAAGCGACCTCTTCCAGGCAGGCCACTTTCATGCCCTGACGTTCTTCGATGGCGCCAATGAATGAAGCCGCATCCAGAAGTGAACGTGGAGTGCCCGTGTCCAGCCATGCCAGGCCACGATACATCATTTCCACTCCCAGAGTGTCTTCATTGTGATAGCTCAGGATCAGGTCCACGATCTCAGTTTCACCACGCGGGGAGGGCTTCAGGGCTTTTGCACGTTTAGCCACAGTTTTGTCAAACAGGTACAGGCCCGGGATGGCGTACTGGGATTTTGGAGCTTTGGGCTTTTCTTCGATGGATTTAACTTTTTTGGTGTTCTTGTCGAACTCAACCACGCCATAAGCAGAAGGATCCGCCACATAGTAGGCAAACACACGGCCATTCAGGCCACCAGCTTTTTCTTTCTGGGCCTTGATTGCATCGCGGAAGAAGGTCAGGTCGCCATAGAACAGATTGTCCCCCAGCATCAGGCAGACATCGTCGTTCCCGATAAAGTCTTCACCCAGCACAAAGGCTTCCGGCAGACCATTGGGCTTTTCCTGAACCACATATGAAAGTTTGATGCCGAATTGGGAGCCATCACCCAAAAGTTTTTTAAACAAAGGCTGATCGTCCGGGGATGTGATAAGCAGAATGTCTTTGATTCCGCCCAACATCAGAATGCTCAGCGGATAATAGATCATCGGCTTGTCATAGATGGACTGAAGCTGTTTGGTCATGACCCGGGTCATTGGGTAAAGGCGAGAACCGGCTCCGCCGGCAAGAATGATACCCTTCATTTATTTCCCCTTAAAAAATTTATTAACTTCGTCCAGGACGAACTGAGCATCCGCCGCTGTCATGTCCGCCCACAAAGGCAGTCGCAGCAAACGGGCTGAGTGATCATCAGTGACAGCCATGCTGCCGCTGACTTTGCCGTATTTCAAACCCGCCGGAGCAGAATGCAAAGGCACATAATGGAATGTGGACTGGATTCCGGCTTCTTTCAGGTGGGTCCATAGCTCAATGCGCGTCTGCATAGTAGGTAGCAGGAAATAGAAGATATGCGCGTTGGCTTTGGCCTCCGCAGGCACGGTCATGCGCTGGACTTTGCCAGCAGCTTCCAGATCCGCCATGCCGGCATAGTACTGCTTCCAGATCGCCATACGGCGGGCCGTGATTTTTTCGCCCTCTTCCAGTTGGGACAAAAGAAAAGCAGCTGAAAGCTCGGACAGCAGATAGGAAGACCCTTTGTCCTGCCAGGTGTATTTGTCGACTTGGCCGTTCAGGAATTGCTGGCGATTGGTCCCCTTGTCGCGCACGATTTCAGCGCGCGCCACCAGACGGGGATCGTTGATGGTCAAGGCACCGCCTTCGCCGCAGACGATATTTTTGGTTTCATGGAAGCTGAAAGCGGCCATATGGCCCCAAGCTCCCAAGGCTTTGCCCTTGTAGGAAGCAAAGATGCCCTGAGCCGCGTCTTCAACCACCCAGATGTTGTTCTTGTTCGCAAGGTCCATGATTTTGTCCATCTCGCAGCCCACGCCGGCATAGTGAACCGGCATGATCACGCGTGTGCGGGCGGTGATGGCTTTGGCAATGGCATCGACATCGATGTTCATGGTCTTGGGGTCCACGTCGACAAAAACCGGGATGGCGCCATACAGGGCGACAACGTTGGCAGTGGAAGTGAAAGTGAAAGATGGCAGGATGACTTCATCGCCCGGACCGATATCGGCCAAAACCATGGCCATTTCCAGAGCCGAGGTGCAAGACGGGGTGATGACGGTCATCAAGGTTGGAAGGTTCTTGTTGAACCATTCCGTGCATTTTTTATTGAACTGACCTTCTCCACTGAGTTTTTTGTTGGAGATGGCTTGAGAAATGTACTTCTCTTCGTTCGAGCTTTTAGGCGGTAGATTGAATGGAATTTTCATGCTCCCCCATAGTAGCGCAAGCACCAAAGGGGAGCAAAGAATTAAAAGCCGTCGGTGGTGCCTACTTTGCCACGGGGCTCGTCATCATCAAACGGGATGACGGAGCTGCTCTGTGACTTTTTCTCCACGCGCGGAGTCGGGACAGCGGACTTGGTTGTTTTCTTCGCAAACGGAATGACCTTTTTGTCGGCAGAAGGGCGGGCCGGAGCCGCTGCTTTTGCGACAGGGACTTCGTGCTGGCCGGATCCTTGGATCACTTCATTCAGGCTGAAGACCATGCCCTGCATTTGCTGGGCTTGAGCACTGATTTCCTCCGAGGAGGCCGCGATTTCTTCCGAGGAGGCTGCGTTGGCCTGGGCCCCTTGATCCAGCTGGTTCATGGCTTTGCTGATCTGTTGGATGCCGGTGGTTTGCTCAGAGCTTGCCGCCGCAATTTCATTGTTCAGATCGGCCACCTTTTTCACCGAGGTGACGATGGTCTGCAAAACTTCTCCAGAGCGGTCGGCGATTTGCGAGCCACGATCGACTTTTTCAACGCTGTCTTTGATCAAAACGTTGATGTCTTTAGCGGCACTTGCGGAGCGTTGCGCCAGCGCGCGAACTGCCTCAGCTACCACAGCAAAGCCCTTGCCTTGTTCACCGGCGCGAGCGGCTTCGACAGCCGCGTTCAGCGCCAGAAGGTTGGTCTGGAAGGCGATATCGTCAATCACGCTGATGATTTCCTCGATCTTTTTTCGAGGACTGGGAAATATCGTTCATGGATGAAATCAGCATTGTGATTTCATTCTGACCTTGTTCTGCCGAGTCTTTGGAAGACTGTGACAGCGTTGCGGCTTGTTTTGCGTTGTCCGAATTCATTTTCACCATCGAGGACATTTCTTCCAAAGAGGCGACGGTTTCTTCCAGGGACGCTGCGGCCTCGGTCGAGGACTGGGACAGTGTTTGGCCTGCGGCCGTCAACTGGGTGATCGCGCCGGAAACCTGTTGACCAGCTTCAGAAAGACCTGTGGCAATCGCGCTGACGGTGTTGGAAACGCGATAAGCGATCCACATTAAAATACCGAACACCAAGGTGGCACAAAGAGCGGAGATCAGCATCAGCAATTGTGTCTGAAACTTGCGTTCCTCTTGTTGTAGCTTGTCATTCGCAATCGAGATCTCGCGGTAAAGCTTCATGTTGGCGGCGATGGCGTCCTGGTAGGCGATGGCCATCACATGCCATTCACCACCGTTCATTGCGGTGTGAACTTGTTTGTTGGCGACAGCATTATTTTGATCAAGCAGATAGATCATCTGTTCTGTTAACTTATAGAAGGAGTCTTTGATGGACTTGGGTTTTTCCCAGTTTTTGGCTTCTTCTGGAGTGAACTTGGTGGAAGCATAAACTTCTTCGAACTTTTTAAACTCATCAAAGGCACTGCGCGCGCGTTTAATGAAACTTTCGCGGGACTTCTGGTCTTCATCATTGGCCAGGGCGGCCCAGATAAAGTAGCCAATACGCGCTCGCTGCATACCCAACTGACCCAAGGCATCCATATTTGGAACGACTTCTGTGTAGGCGCCTGTCAGCATGGTCCCAAGGCTGTTCATGGAACGCCAAGAAATGGTAGTGAGGACAGCGAATGCTATCACTGGCAAGATTGCAGAGAACAACAAACGCCCGCGCAAACCGCGGAACCAAGATGAGGACGAATTCATGAACGACTCCTTAAATATGGAAAAACTATGCAGGATTCTGATCGTCAAATTCATTGCGGTTCTTTAATCAAAAGAGCTTGTTGTAATGCAGGACTAAGGTGCAGTGCTTCATAACTTATTTAAATGTTTGAGTTTGTCCGCATCATGTTGATACGCTTTTTGAACGTCTAGACTCAAGGAGGGGAAAGTCATGACAAAAACGACACTACGTCGTGCGTTAGCCGGTGTTGCATTGGTTGCAACTGTAGGCTTCACACACCAAACAGCGACTACGGAATCTGCGACACTATGCTCCGGATTCGTTCCAGAGAACAATTTGTACATCCCAGAAGGTGTTTTCACCGTGGGTGGTATCACAGAACAACAATTCAACCAGGTTTTGGACCGTCTTGAAAGATTGTTCGCCAAGGACGTTGAAGCGATGGGGGATCGCTTGAAAATCAACCGTCTGTGGAGCGACGGGACTGTTAATGCTTCTGCGCAAAGATCCGGCAACACGCAAGTGTTGAACATGTACGGTGGTTTGGCTCGTCACCCGGCGACAAACATCGAAGGCTTCGCTTTGGTGGCTTGTCATGAGTTCGGTCACCACAACGGTGGCGCTCCAAAAATGCAAAGCTGGTTCGGTGGCGCCTGGGCGACCAACGAAGGTGGCTCTGACTACTACGCTTCTTTGAAGTGTTTGCGTCGTTTCTTTGCTGAAGACGACAACGCCGCGATCCTGAAGGATCTGCAATTGGATCCAACAGCTGAAGCCGCTTGTACGGCTCAGTTCCCGGATGAACAAGATCGCCTGATCTGCCTAAGAACTTCTTTGGCTGGTCAATCTGTGGCGAACCTGTTCCAGGCTTTACGTAAAGAAACTTCCGCTCCAACATTCGGTACGCCGGATAAGAACGTGGTTTCCCGCACAGACGACAGACACCCAGCGACTCAGTGCCGTTTGGACACTTACTTCGCAGGTATGTTGTGTGTGGCTAAAGAAAGCGAAAAGCTAAGCAATTCTGATTATAAGTCAGGTTCTTGCTATGCTCCTCGCGATACAGCGGGTGTGCGTCCTCGTTGCTGGTTTGCTCCAACCAACTAGGATTTTCGACATTTCCTAAAAAACCAAAAAGGCCGGGGACTCCCGGCCTTTTTTTTATTGTGTGTCAGCACGAAGCCCTGGCCAGATTTGCGCCGTTGGTCCCTGAGGCGATAGGCTTCGTTCATGTCCCGAAAAAAGCTGGTCCCGCTTCTTATTATCTGCGTTCTTCTGTTACTGGCTTATCTCATCAAAGCTTTTGTTTTTTCCCGTGAGTTTGCGTATGCCGGCACCGTGGAGGTCACCAAGGTGGATATTCCGGCGCGGGTGTCCTCGGTGATCTCTGATTTTCCGGTGAAAGAGGGACAGATCGTGGCCCAAGGGCAGTCGGTAGTGACGCTGGACTGTGAAGAGATCCGTCTGGGTTATGATCTGGCCCGCAAAAACTATGACCGGGCTGTGGCACTTTATCGCAGTGGCAGTATCGCTCAGGACAGTTACGATCAGATTAAAAATAAAAAAGACGAAATTGAAACCCGTTTCAAGTGGTGTGAAGTGACTTCCCCCATTAAAGGGACGGTGCTGACCACTTACTTTGAACCCGGGGAAATGGTTTTGCCAGGGGCAAAACTTTTGACCGTGGGGGATTTGGATGAAGTTCATGCATACTTCTATCTGCCTCATGACCGCATCGCCCTTCTTAGAATGAATCAGAAAGTCACCGCACATCTTCCAGAAATGGATGACAAGGAATTTGAAGGAGTTGTGGCCTATATCAACCCCGAGGCCGAGTTCACTCCGAAGAATGTGCAAACCCGCGATGAACGGACGCGCCTGGTGTACGCCGTGAAGATTCGTTTTGCAAACAGCGAAGGCATTCTTAAGCCCGGAATGACCCTGGAGTGGATGGCGGAGGACTGATGTCTGGCTCCATCTCCATCGAGGTTCGGGATCTCGTTAAAAAGTTGCGCACGACAGAGGCCCTGAAGGGATTGAGCATGAATTTTTCTGCCGGGGTGATTCACGGGGTGATCGGACCGGAGGGGGCTGGAAAGACCACATTTTTGCGGCATCTTATGGGGCTTCTTAAAGCTGACGGGGGGGCGATCCGTTTCATCAGTGAAGGAAAGAAGACCGAGTTTTCCCAATTGCGTGAACGCATTGCCTATATGCCCCAGACTCAAAGCCTTTATCCAGAGCTGAGTGTTCATGAGCACCTGGAATTTTTCCGGACGCTATTTCGTTTGCCTGACCAGGAATACAAAACCCGCAGGGAAAAGCTTTTGCGAATGGCCCGGCTGGAAGAATTCACCGATCGCCTGGCCTCGCAGCTTTCCGGCGGGATGTACAAAAAGCTTGGCTTGATTTGTTCTTTGCTGGCTTCTCCGCAGGTTCTGCTGCTGGATGAACCCACCAACGGGGTTGACCCCTTAAGTCGCCGTGACTTCTGGGAGCTGTTGTATGAACTGGTCAAGGGCGAGGATGTTCTGATTCTGGTCACGACCTCGTACATGGATGAGGCGTTGAAGTGCGAAGTGGTTCATCTTTTGTTTGATGGGAAATCCCTGCTTGAAGGACCGCCGTCTGAAATACTGCGCCAGAAAAATTGCCGCACATTTGATGAGGTCTTTTTGCAATACGATGCCCAGAGTGATCTTCAGGAGGCTCTGTGAACAGCGTCGAGGTTCGGGATCTTTCCGTGAAGTTTGGAGACTACTATGCGGTGAAGAATATTTCCTTCACCGTCCGGCGCGGGGAGATCTTTGGATTTCTGGGGGCCAATGGGGCGGGTAAGACCACCACCATCCGGGTGCTGTGCGGCTTGTTGTTGCCCAGTCATGGTGAAACCAGGGTCTGTGGACTGGATGTGCAGCAAAACTCTTTCGCGGTGAAAAAGAAGGTTGGCTATATGTCGCAGAAATTCACCTTGTATGATGATATGACCGTGGCCGAAAACTTTTCATTCACCGGTTCTTTGCGCAAGATTGCAGATGCGCGGTTGAAGGAACAAAAAGACCGTCTGTTGCAGTTCATCCATTTTAGGGCTTCAGAAAACACCCTGGTAAAAGATCTGCCGGGTGGAATCAAACAGCAGGTCAGTCTGGTCTCGGCTCTCTTGCATGATCCCGAGATTGTTTTCCTGGATGAACCCACGGCGGGTGTCAGTCCCGCCTACCGCCAGCGCTTCTGGTCCCTGATTCAGGAGCTGGCCACCTCTGGAAAGACCGTGTTTGTGACCACTCACTATATGGACGAGGCGGAACGCTGTCAGCGCATTGCCTTGATGCGCTCCGGAGAGTTGATTGCCCTGGAAGCCCCGGAGGGTCTGAAAAGAAAGAACTTCCCGGATCGTGATCCCCGTGATGTCAGTCTGGAGGAGGTCTTTATCGCAGAGGTGGAGGGGCAATGAAACTTCGGGCGATAATGGCCATTGCACAAAAAGAGGTTTTTCACATTGTGCGCGACCCTTTCACATTGGCTTTGGCGCTGGGAATGCCGGTGATCATGGTTTTGTTTTTTGGATTTGCCATCGAATTCAATATGGAGCGGATTTCGCTGGCGGTGCATGATTCCAGCAAGACTCAGAACTCGTGGCTTTTGCAAAGGATCTTTACCAGTTCCGGGTACTTTCGTTCACACGCGGTGTTTAGTCCCGCTGAAGCCCAGCAGGCCTTGGATGAGGGGCGTGCGCATGCCGCCTTGTTGATTCCACCAGGCTATGCGCGGGATTTGAAACCGTTTCAGGAAAGTGCGGTGCAGATTCTGGTGGATGGAGCTGACAATTCATCGGCGGGCTCCATTCTGGGGT encodes:
- the rfbA gene encoding glucose-1-phosphate thymidylyltransferase RfbA, which translates into the protein MKGIILAGGAGSRLYPMTRVMTKQLQSIYDKPMIYYPLSILMLGGIKDILLITSPDDQPLFKKLLGDGSQFGIKLSYVVQEKPNGLPEAFVLGEDFIGNDDVCLMLGDNLFYGDLTFFRDAIKAQKEKAGGLNGRVFAYYVADPSAYGVVEFDKNTKKVKSIEEKPKAPKSQYAIPGLYLFDKTVAKRAKALKPSPRGETEIVDLILSYHNEDTLGVEMMYRGLAWLDTGTPRSLLDAASFIGAIEERQGMKVACLEEVAYRMKFITLDQLQKITADLPKCSYRSYLEKIITEEI
- the rffA gene encoding dTDP-4-amino-4,6-dideoxygalactose transaminase, which encodes MKIPFNLPPKSSNEEKYISQAISNKKLSGEGQFNKKCTEWFNKNLPTLMTVITPSCTSALEMAMVLADIGPGDEVILPSFTFTSTANVVALYGAIPVFVDVDPKTMNIDVDAIAKAITARTRVIMPVHYAGVGCEMDKIMDLANKNNIWVVEDAAQGIFASYKGKALGAWGHMAAFSFHETKNIVCGEGGALTINDPRLVARAEIVRDKGTNRQQFLNGQVDKYTWQDKGSSYLLSELSAAFLLSQLEEGEKITARRMAIWKQYYAGMADLEAAGKVQRMTVPAEAKANAHIFYFLLPTMQTRIELWTHLKEAGIQSTFHYVPLHSAPAGLKYGKVSGSMAVTDDHSARLLRLPLWADMTAADAQFVLDEVNKFFKGK
- a CDS encoding methyl-accepting chemotaxis protein, producing MIDDIAFQTNLLALNAAVEAARAGEQGKGFAVVAEAVRALAQRSASAAKDINVLIKDSVEKVDRGSQIADRSGEVLQTIVTSVKKVADLNNEIAAASSEQTTGIQQISKAMNQLDQGAQANAASSEEIAASSEEISAQAQQMQGMVFSLNEVIQGSGQHEVPVAKAAAPARPSADKKVIPFAKKTTKSAVPTPRVEKKSQSSSVIPFDDDEPRGKVGTTDGF
- a CDS encoding MCP four helix bundle domain-containing protein, whose protein sequence is MNSSSSWFRGLRGRLLFSAILPVIAFAVLTTISWRSMNSLGTMLTGAYTEVVPNMDALGQLGMQRARIGYFIWAALANDEDQKSRESFIKRARSAFDEFKKFEEVYASTKFTPEEAKNWEKPKSIKDSFYKLTEQMIYLLDQNNAVANKQVHTAMNGGEWHVMAIAYQDAIAANMKLYREISIANDKLQQEERKFQTQLLMLISALCATLVFGILMWIAYRVSNTVSAIATGLSEAGQQVSGAITQLTAAGQTLSQSSTEAAASLEETVASLEEMSSMVKMNSDNAKQAATLSQSSKDSAEQGQNEITMLISSMNDISQSSKKDRGNHQRD
- a CDS encoding efflux RND transporter periplasmic adaptor subunit; the protein is MSRKKLVPLLIICVLLLLAYLIKAFVFSREFAYAGTVEVTKVDIPARVSSVISDFPVKEGQIVAQGQSVVTLDCEEIRLGYDLARKNYDRAVALYRSGSIAQDSYDQIKNKKDEIETRFKWCEVTSPIKGTVLTTYFEPGEMVLPGAKLLTVGDLDEVHAYFYLPHDRIALLRMNQKVTAHLPEMDDKEFEGVVAYINPEAEFTPKNVQTRDERTRLVYAVKIRFANSEGILKPGMTLEWMAED
- a CDS encoding ABC transporter ATP-binding protein, with protein sequence MSGSISIEVRDLVKKLRTTEALKGLSMNFSAGVIHGVIGPEGAGKTTFLRHLMGLLKADGGAIRFISEGKKTEFSQLRERIAYMPQTQSLYPELSVHEHLEFFRTLFRLPDQEYKTRREKLLRMARLEEFTDRLASQLSGGMYKKLGLICSLLASPQVLLLDEPTNGVDPLSRRDFWELLYELVKGEDVLILVTTSYMDEALKCEVVHLLFDGKSLLEGPPSEILRQKNCRTFDEVFLQYDAQSDLQEAL
- a CDS encoding ABC transporter ATP-binding protein, whose amino-acid sequence is MNSVEVRDLSVKFGDYYAVKNISFTVRRGEIFGFLGANGAGKTTTIRVLCGLLLPSHGETRVCGLDVQQNSFAVKKKVGYMSQKFTLYDDMTVAENFSFTGSLRKIADARLKEQKDRLLQFIHFRASENTLVKDLPGGIKQQVSLVSALLHDPEIVFLDEPTAGVSPAYRQRFWSLIQELATSGKTVFVTTHYMDEAERCQRIALMRSGELIALEAPEGLKRKNFPDRDPRDVSLEEVFIAEVEGQ